Proteins from a single region of Bos indicus x Bos taurus breed Angus x Brahman F1 hybrid chromosome 29, Bos_hybrid_MaternalHap_v2.0, whole genome shotgun sequence:
- the C29H11orf54 gene encoding ester hydrolase C11orf54 homolog, which produces MACAEYSFHVPSLEELVGVLQKGLTDNFAEVQVSVVDCPDLTKEPFTFPIKGICGKTRIAEVGGVPYLLPLVNEKKVYDLNKIAKDIQLPGAFVLGAGAGPFQTLGFNSEFMLLVQTESEHRPPVNGSYFARVNPADGGCLLEKYSEKYHDFGCALLANLFASEGQPGKVIEVKVKRRTGKLNFVTCMRQTLEKHYGDKPVGMGGVFIIQKGKVKTHIMPAEFSSCPLNSDEDVNKWLHFYEMKAPLVCLPVFVSRDPGFDLRLEHTHCFSHHGEGGHYHYDTTPDIVEYLGYFLPAEFLYRIDPPKETHSFGRD; this is translated from the exons atgGCTTGTGCTGAATATTCTTTTCATGTGCCAAGTCTAGAGGAGCTTGTTGGAG TCTTGCAGAAGGGGCTAACGGATAACTTTGCTGAAGTCCAGGTCTCTGTAGTTGATTGCCCTGATTTAACTAAGGAGCCATTTACCTTTCCTATAAAAG gcATCTGTGGAAAAACTAGAATTGCAGAAGTAGGAGGTGTGCCTTACTTACTGCCtcttgtaaatgaaaaaaaa GTTTATGATTTAAATAAGATTGCAAAAGACATCCAGCTTCCTGGAGCTTTTGTTCTTGGAGCAGGAGCAGGCCCATTTCAGACTCTTGGATTCAATTCTGAG tttatgCTACTTGTTCAAACAGAAAGTGAACACAGACCTCCTGTGAATGGAAGTTACTTTGCTCGGGTTAACCCTGCAGATGGAGGGTGTCTACTAGAGAAATACAGTGAGAAATATCATGATTTTGGGTGTGCATTACTGGCTAATCTTTTTGCCAGTGAAGGCCAACCTGGGAAG GTCATTGAGGTGAAAGTCAAAAGAAGAACTGGAAAACTTAACTTTGTGACATGTATGAGGCAGACTCTTGAAAAACATTATGGAGATAAGCCTGTAGGAATGGGAGGTGTTTTCATAATTCAGAAGGGAAAAGTGAAGACTCATATTATG CCTGCAGAATTTTCTTCCTGTCCATTGAACTCTGACGAAGACGTGAATAAATGGTTGCATTTTTATGAGATGAAGGCTCCTTTGGTTTGTCTGCCAGTTTTTGTCTCCAGAGACCCC GGGTTTGATTTGCGGTTGGAGCACACTCATTGTTTCAGTCATCATGGAGAAGGTGGACACTACCATTATGACACCACCCCAGATATAGTGGAGTACCTCGGATACTTCTTACCTGCCGAGTTTCTCTATCGCATTGATCCACCAAAAGAGACCCATTCATTTGGGCGAGATTAA